Proteins encoded by one window of Lathyrus oleraceus cultivar Zhongwan6 chromosome 1, CAAS_Psat_ZW6_1.0, whole genome shotgun sequence:
- the LOC127107796 gene encoding uncharacterized protein LOC127107796, whose amino-acid sequence MSPPEFHGGLNPVKAHEWITSMERIFQIVHCSKENKVVFASHMMKGPTVRWWESASTLMTNQGVPRDWEHFKTTFLDKYFPSSLRTQKEFEFQQLRQGTMTVAVYAEKFEDLAAYFRQAEYASDEKWKIDQFLFGLRGGISHSVSQREFTTYAEFLRQCYVAENSLKKVQEERDQYRSGQKNQGRSGNQFRHRRQAFKGKQVQHARPNHPPQCQVCKRSHFGRCVGSGIKCFTCQREGHMARDCPQDKNQMQGRSIGRVYTLDARKAKRNNALIVGTCLVNDDPCFVLFGCGATHSFVSIQCMKCLG is encoded by the coding sequence ATGAGTCCTCCTGAATTCCATGGTGGATTAAATCCTGTGAAGGCTCATGAGTGGATAACCAGCATGGAAAGGATTTTTCAGATAGTGCATTGTAGTAAAGAGAATAAAGTTGTATTTGCTTCTCACATGATGAAGGGTCCCACTGTGAGATGGTGGGAGAGTGCTTCGACTCTTATGACCAATCAAGGAGTACCTAGGGATTGGGAGCATTTTAAGACTACTTTCCTGGATAAGTATTTTCCTAGCTCTTTGAGGACTCAGAAAGAATTTGAGTTTCAGCAGCTTAGACAGGGTACTATGACAGTAGCTGTGTATGCTGAGAAGTTTGAAGATCTGGCTGCTTATTTTAGACAGGCCGAGTATGCATcagatgagaaatggaagatCGATCAATTCCTTTTTGGTCTAAGAGGTGGAATTTCTCATAGTGTTTCTCAAAGGGAATTCACTACTTATGCTGAATTTCTAAGACAATGCTATGTGGCTGAGAACAGTTTGAAGAAAGTTCAAGAAGAAAGGGATCAGTATAGGAGTGGACAGAAGAACCAAGGGAGGTCGGGTAACCAGTTTAGGCATAGACGTCAAGCTTTCAAGGGAAAACAAGTGCAACATGCAAGACCTAACCATCCTCCACAATGTCAAGTATGTAAGAGGTCTCATTTTGGAAGATGTGTCGGAAGTGGAATTAAGTGTTTTACTTGTCAGAGGGAGGGACACATGGCTAGGGATTGTCCTCAAGATAAGAATCAGATGCAGGGGAGGAGCATTGGTCGAGTTTATACTTTGGATGCAAGGAAGGCTAAGAGAAACAATGCCTTAATTGTTGGTACGTGTCTCGTCAATGATGATCCTTGTTTTGTATTGTTTGGTTGTGGGGCAACACACTCTTTTGTATCAATTCAGTGCATGAAGTGTCTTGGCTAG